TGTTATTGAAATTTGAAGTTAGACTACCGTGCCTGATTTTTCCAAGAGCAAGTTCGCTGAAGGTTGAATTgattttttattatattttttccaaaacacgcaaaacttcttccagCGCGCATACTGAAGGTGCCCTTCAAGATCATCTGGGTGAATTTCATTGTAAATTTGTTATTTCTAGGGCGCAACTCAAAGTTTAGAAAATGCCGGAGTTGTCATCTTTTCCAATCGCTTAACTGGTTTGTTGCGCTCCATTTGTTTCATTTCACCCCTATGTTTCTGGCAGAAGTTCTGGCAATTATCTTGGTCATCAGAAAATTGGGTTGTCAGAAATTTAAAGTAATTTTTATAGATTCGcattcggtctgtacacatttaacttctaaCAAGCGGTCACACTTGCTGAGCATATTTTCGACACTTGTCCCGGACAGTTTGTCTTAAGTCCGATTTTTCTGGGTCCCCGGAAATATTGGAATCCTCTTAAATGAATCTGCTGACTCGCTCGCAACGGTCCTCACTAAATGGTCTGGTTTTAAATATTCTTCCCGGTTTTTCTTTTATAACAGGACCTACACTTAAGCGCGTTTCATTTATAAATCTTTCATTACGCTCGGATATATGTGCCGGTGATGGCGCACGAATAATGAAATTTATTTGAATTAATTTTATTTCAATGCGCAAAAGAAGCCTAAAGGCGCCCTACACGTATTTGATACCGCTTGGAACGGTGCAAATAATCATCATATATGCGTAACACACATACCTATGAAAATATGAACTCCATATGTGAACGTGGAAAATGAATGAGAGCTTAGTACAACTCATAAGAAAACATTTATGTTTTTCAATAGCGTGATATAGGTAGGAAGAAAAAGGCATAAACAATACTTCATAGAAATCTAAACGAACAATTTAAAGACACACATAACACCTATTTTTGCCGCCCACCAATACTATAGCGGCCCACTTGTGGGTGTGTCCCGCCCAAGTGTCTGGAAATCAATCCCTACTCATGTGGCCTTCTTCGCCACACTTGAGGCATCCTCGGCCGTGGCGTCGTCGTCAGCAGTGGACAGTCCCGGCTCATATGCCCTTCTTGGTTGCACTCGAAGTGTGCACGGCCGGCGGTGCTACTCCCTGATCTGCCACGCTCCGAATGGCGGACGCCCCCGTAGATGAAAGTGAGCTGCTCCTTCTCGGGGGTGTCCTCACACCAGCAGTCCGCTCCAGCCGCCAAGACGCCTTGGTTGTGGACGTTCTTGTGCCAGGTAGATCCCATGGCGCCCCAACCTGCGCCTGTGTAGTCGCCATTGTCAGAGCAGCCCACCGCACAACAGCCGAGCGGGAGACACCACGAATTCTGATGGTATGTAACGCAGGCCGATCTGTTGCCTGACTACTTACCACACGGCCGCCGGGAGGTTGCTGCTACACTTTGGCTCCGCGCCCACGGCCTAACCCGAAGGAACCGGCTGTGACTACTCACGACTTCAGCCATCAAGCGTTCTTCTCATAAATTGTTCGTTtcactggctcatacccactgtACGTGGGGATTGGTGATGATGCGGATAGAATTGCAAGACGGTGAGTAATTCCGAGAAAACAACTCAGATAATTGGGAAAGAATCAAGAAAATTGAAAACAACAAATAATTATAAATTTAACTGTAAAATATTTTGAAAGTAATAgtagaaggcgaaagcctgcgagctgtggaagaagacgacgaggaacgcgcgagcagtggcacgatcgcgtctctgaccacgtgacgtgtgcattcaggcacgcactaggcacaaagCCAGTACAGGGGAGCAGCCGTGGTTTCAGGGAAGCGTGGATCGTCTCGCACCGCAGGCTCGGCTTCGGTTCCCACCTAGACCGAAATGTACTAAATTTTCTTTACAGACAGACACACAGCCTTcaccctgccctagggcagagcggcgcgccgctcccacgtggggacgggtaggccgagcctaaccgccgcatcgcgggctctctggacagcccaagtttgtcgtgaatTAGTTCTGAGccctggatggcagagctccattcttcttccgtgatgcgatgtGATATTTTCGTTTCagagccactaatttactttggttACAAGAACGTCCCTGAGAAATGTAGCGTCAATCCGAGCATATTTAGACGTGCTTTTACTCTTTCAGGCGTCGGACATTTTTTCGATAAAGCGCAGTTTCGCCAGCGTCGccgcaaggtcaccgccaagggcaccgccaacatagacgcCTAACAATTTCGCcctaaaagtgtttttccgagcgtgaaagaagcccgccgaatacaCACATattgcctcgagcggccggttgcgcggcaattttgcgtgtattcgcggcattctttcatgctcggaaaaacactttatgtagcacgcattgagcaacagaaagctgtatcgctagtttttcatgttgctgtacaattttcccattgacacttttcatctaattaaaatatttgagaagtcgaTTAATTACGAGtaatataattaggcggaatacaaaaaataatctgaatatatccatgcgacggcagacaacattgccttggttctgtccagctacgtggcatttgcatatttttgaagtttggcccaagttacgtgaaacaccatGTATAGGGTGTCCCGCTTGCCTTAGGAAAACTCTTCGAAGCAAAAGAAAATATTTAAAATTcgcggtgcaagatacgattatagTCCTACTGGGTTCGGTCGTAAGATTTCTAACGAGCGAACGCCGCAGGTCTTATAATCAATCGTATGTCGATCGCAATCGTATGTATAATCAATCGCAGGTCTTATAATCAATCACTGTgactttacagcgaagctgttaagggctcagtctccgatggtcgtgtccgcgtgtagaaaaaaagctCTCGTTGGCCGTATGctgatgtgcgagtgaaagcgcgcgagggacgcgcgctttcacgggtagcgaacccacagcggagagcaaacgagacttcttccgtcgcgcaaaaggctgtggggggggggggggggggtatgggagggagggtagggggggggagggaggcgacgttttgctgcagcaccaaatcagtatcttgcgaccgggcgcaaggggaactggcggctcaatcacacaggcgaaaggaggaaagcgggaaggcagcgcgggagggagggaggacggcttttgctctgcgagcaattaactgcgtactttgcgGGCCGACGGgcgatcgcgcgcaccgtatcttgaaagcatctgcaacacggctcctacctttgcatgcggtgtgctttcgccgctgtttccgttaaaccgatagaccgcatgaaccttcgctcgcgtcTGATGgtgcgcttcctcacgccagcgttttgacagcgcacgtcagatacgcacagaactgttgtcaacgacggcggcgttgtgcccgcgttcgcaccgaaggcgcgcggcgtttgtgacgtgttcatgaagaacgtgccaacctttgccgtacagcCTATAGCGGTGTACAGTAGCGACCATAAGGGCAAGGTCCctatggtcactaaataaatgaaaaccaccggatcatacagatttctcattctttagtagttcaaataaccaTTTACACCGTCACATCCTAATAgttataattggaaatacataattcccgcaatagtacagcttcgctggtcttccatctccaccccagtggaagggctggaaGCGGCAGTGACTACTCACGACTTCAGCCATCAAGCGTTCTTCTCATAAATTTGTTCGTTTGCCTTCGGTCACTGGCTCATGCTCACTATGTGGGGATTGGGCATGTTGCGGTTAGAATTAGAAGGCGGTTAGTAATTCCGAGAAAAACACTGAGATAATTGGCAAATAATCAagaaaatataaaataacaaataaTGATAAATTTAACTATAAAATAGTTTGAAACTAAAaggtaagcaagtgttacacgttgtgaaggcgaaagcctgccgctgtggaagaagacgacgacgtacacgcgagcagtggcacgatcgcgtctctgtgaccacgtgacctgtgcattcaggcacgcactaggcacaccttcagtAAGCCAGTACAggggagcagccgtggcttcaggcataggcgccgactacgggctGGCtgcggggctcgagccccctcggggagttttccgccccccccccccccccccccgctcctaacATGTCACAACCAGAGTCCTattacccaaaccgtttatggttGCTTTTGAGTTCcctctaccttttcccttaaCATGTTAATGTGGCTAACGCTtattgcatcattgttgacgaGCACGTGCACGACTTTCAATTAATAccttcgctttatttctgaaaatcctgacaataggaaaccatgcgcattagaagcaccaacggcggctacctcatctctatttttttacttcaacaggttattttaatttccagtgtgaacacaaTGCagagacacattatatttcaatgtgtgcACAGGACAGCGTTTATTATATTTATTAGTATAGAGAGAGGTaaccaactaacaattatttctaatgataagGATatcctatgtctagagaatcaatatgttgcttgtgttcaactcgctacaaattgctttgcgcacttttttgacactgaaaaatacctgcggacttcagtgaccccttcggcagagtcctttttcaacggtgtgtgaaatgcacgtgaattatatgtgtctcagcattgcttctctttcagtaggtaatgctagcgactcatgaaaaaaaaactgataataaTTTGCAAACATTTATTGCGGATGAAATCATCgtaacgtgcatgcagaggtcataaatatatataattaacttaatAACAGAAGTgacgccaagccggattcactcgaaatcagaatcaatagcagtcatgtgCAGCAGAGCTTTTGCATAggactcggaaaaaaaaaaaagaggctgcattttcgccgcaaaggcgaagcagtattagtgatagcgagcataagacaattacacgaagggaGATTCTTCCCGCATAAATCCATGTAAGAGCCGCATCTCTAACTTTAaagaaactgttttttttttttagtccaaccgagaagcaatcgcgttcaccgctgattccgatcgcgctcacTGCGGAATTTCCCCGCGCCGCGTACTTTGGGTNNNNNNNNNNNNNNNNNNNNNNNNNNNNNNNNNNNNNNNNNNNNNNNNNNNNNNNNNNNNNNNNNNNNNNNNNNNNNNNNNNNNNNNNNNNNNNNNNNNNCCTCTCTTAAACACACCCAGCACAAAACAAATCAtttggatacacaaatactacaatggaatgtgagaggacttcataacctcgacgatattagagaactcctacataaacataatccaaagttgctgtgtgttcaagagacacatctgaaacccacaaatacaaactttcttcgtcactACACCTctaccgtaaagaccgtgatgtggcgaacgcctcgtctggcggtgtagcaatagttgccaacaagtctgtagcttgtcaatatgtcgcccttcagacgccccttgaggcagtgtcagttcgggcacttCTTTTCAGGaagttg
The DNA window shown above is from Dermacentor silvarum isolate Dsil-2018 chromosome 1, BIME_Dsil_1.4, whole genome shotgun sequence and carries:
- the LOC119450474 gene encoding uncharacterized protein LOC119450474 isoform X2 produces the protein MAEVVSSHSRFLRVRPWARSQSVAATSRRPCGAGWGAMGSTWHKNVHNQGVLAAGADCWCEDTPEKEQLTFIYGGVRHSERGRSGSSTAGRAHFECNQEGHMSRDCPLLTTTPRPRMPQVWRRRPHE